A genomic window from Punica granatum isolate Tunisia-2019 chromosome 2, ASM765513v2, whole genome shotgun sequence includes:
- the LOC116194825 gene encoding indole-3-pyruvate monooxygenase YUCCA2-like translates to MAYSYSEVEGKRAHDPLAVGIAVKSAKCIWVAGPIIVGAGPSGLAAAACLKQRGVPSVILERSNCIASLWKNRTYDRLRLHLPKQFCELPLMPFPKNFPTYPTKQQFVAYLDTYVSRFDLKPVFGTTVVSAEFDPICRFWRVKTSSGTKCLDFEYTSRWLIVATGENAEAFLPKLEGMDDFRGPVLHTSEYKSGDMFCGKRVLVVGCGNSGMEVCLDLCNHNAQPSLVVRDSVHILPQEMLGRSTFGLSMCFLKWFPAHIVDRLLLLVSHFMIGDTAKYGLIRPKLGPLQLKNKTGKTPVLDVGTLSHIKSGKIKVFRGIKRVRHDSVEFVDEKEEKFDAIILATGYRSNVPSWLMDTDMFSKEDGFPKEQFPHTWKGKDGLYAIGFNKRGLLGASMDAWRIAEDIELMWKAETKRFTDLTRAVA, encoded by the exons ATGGCCTACTCTTATAGTGAAGTGGAAGGTAAGAGAGCCCATGACCCTCTTGCAGTCGGTATCGCAGTGAAATCAGCAAAGTGTATATGGGTTGCAGGGCCAATAATAGTAGGGGCTGGCCCTTCAGGACTGGCCGCTGCCGCGTGCCTCAAACAGCGAGGGGTCCCAAGCGTAATCCTCGAGAGGTCTAATTGCATAGCCTCATTGTGGAAGAACAGGACCTACGATCGCCTACGGCTCCACCTACCAAAGCAATTCTGTGAATTACCGCTTATGCCATTTCCCAAGAACTTCCCGACATACCCAACGAAGCAGCAATTTGTGGCCTACCTGGACACATATGTCAGCAGGTTCGACCTCAAGCCAGTCTTCGGTACAACTGTTGTGAGTGCAGAGTTTGACCCAATCTGCCGGTTCTGGCGGGTCAAGACTTCCTCAGGGACGAAATGCTTAGACTTTGAGTACACGAGCCGGTGGCTTATTGTGGCAACTGGAGAGAATGCCGAGGCATTTTTGCCCAAGTTGGAAGGGATGGATGATTTCCGCGGTCCAGTCCTCCATACAAGTGAGTATAAGAGCGGGGACATGTTCTGCGGCAAAAGGGTTTTGGTGGTCGGGTGCGGTAATTCTGGCATGGAGGTGTGTCTGGACCTGTGCAATCACAATGCTCAGCCTTCCCTTGTCGTTCGAGATTCG GTGCACATCTTACCTCAGGAGATGCTAGGAAGATCGACTTTTGGATTGAGCATGTGCTTCCTCAAGTGGTTTCCAGCTCACATTGTGGATAGGTTGCTACTTCTCGTGTCACATTTCATGATTGGAGACACGGCAAAGTATGGGCTGATTCGGCCTAAGCTCGGCCCCCTTCAGCTCAAGAATAAGACAGGCAAGACACCCGTGTTGGATGTTGGCACGCTTTCTCATATCAAAAGTGGGAAGATTAAG GTTTTCCGTGGAATAAAGAGAGTACGACATGATTCAGTGGAATTTGTTGacgagaaagaagagaagttTGATGCAATCATCCTAGCTACCGGTTACAGAAGCAATGTACCCTCATGGTTAATG GATACAGATATGTTTTCGAAGGAAGATGGGTTCCCCAAGGAGCAATTCCCACATACATGGAAAGGCAAGGACGGTTTATACGCCATCGGGTTCAACAAAAGAGGCCTATTAGGCGCATCCATGGATGCGTGGAGGATAGCAGAAGATATTGAACTCATGTGGAAAGCTGAAACAAAGCGGTTCACAGACCTTACTCGTGCAGTAGCTTGA